Proteins co-encoded in one Bubalus bubalis isolate 160015118507 breed Murrah chromosome 7, NDDB_SH_1, whole genome shotgun sequence genomic window:
- the SOWAHB gene encoding ankyrin repeat domain-containing protein SOWAHB, with the protein MARELSQEALLDFLCQAGGRVTNAALLSHFKSFLRDPDAPPSQQQRRRELFKGYVNSVAAVRQDPDGTKYVVLKRRYRDLVGEEEGLRRPRDPPAGAAPAGGAAPGSPLPARRGEHPPQPQPGRRIRREEAPAGAAAPVADAGCNGLPAGGAREAAREGGRPRGRSGHRAPVPAAAVAAAAQDRARCAAAETQGRCCWECLQNGLEGLPDPATNSASAAEKPAQFDRGAPRPQWEGVPAEPPPGPATPRSPPATVEAAAPPAVLSSPSPAGDPPAPVTPGSVHYSTLQQQQQRTREWVARHPQVPETRDHGPVRAWSVLPDDFPRLPSEQGSWVQESESAPAEPPSPSQSLVVPTVSEVWPGVSQLAVFRSIRCQLSLQDLEDFVEQESHGSEESSSGPKESPGGSEDGLRLALGAPGGRRLRNPAGAPSPKEARPTRSPQGLRNVGDAHTSQPVSTGADGPAGDPQPLSWPAPKLRRSLRRSSRAGRAKLSSSDEECLQEDLLKRSRRPPRSRKPSRVGAMSSPRVDAALTLAHADIKAAAAAERDHPHSWRVPGEDRPAALVPHRSSEHKSSLVPLDAREHEWIVKLASGSWIRVLSLFWEDPQLALHKDFLTGYTALHWIAKHGALRALQDLVSSAQKAGVALDVNVKSSCGYTPLHLAAIHGHQGIIKLLVQRLASRVNIRDSSGKKPWQYLTSNTSGEIWQLLEAPRGKPIFPAYSLVRSSSPTRKAKSREVSRHVTRKTSLAALLKSQHTKWKLANQYEKCPSLREREEDSD; encoded by the coding sequence ATGGCCCGGGAGCTGAGCCAGGAGGCCCTCCTGGACTTTCTCTGCCAGGCCGGGGGCCGGGTGACCAACGCCGCCTTGCTGAGCCACTTCAAGAGCTTCCTCCGCGACCCCGACGCGCCCCCCAGCCAGCAGCAGCGCCGCCGCGAGCTTTTCAAGGGTTACGTCAACTCGGTCGCCGCAGTGCGCCAGGACCCCGACGGCACCAAGTACGTGGTGCTCAAGAGGAGGTACCGGGACCTtgtaggggaggaggaggggctgcgGCGACCCCGCGACCCGCCCGCGGGCGCCGCCCCTGCAGGGGGAGCTGCGCCCGGCTCCCCGCTCCCCGCGCGCCGGGGGGAACACCCGCCGCAACCGCAGCCAGGGAGGCGGATCCGCCGTGAGGAGGCGCCAGCAGGTGCCGCAGCCCCGGTCGCAGACGCAGGTTGCAATGGACTCCCCGCGGGCGGCGCCCGGGAGGCGGCGCGGGAAGGCGGCAGGCCGAGGGGCCGCTCCGGACATCGGGCGCCGGTGCCCGCGGCCGCCGTGGCGGCGGCTGCTCAGGACCGAGCCAGGTGCGCGGCGGCAGAGACGCAGGGCCGCTGCTGCTGGGAATGCCTCCAGAACGGCCTGGAGGGGCTCCCGGACCCCGCCACTAACAGCGCCAGCGCCGCGGAGAAGCCGGCCCAGTTCGACCGCGGGGCTCCCAGGCCGCAGTGGGAAGGTGTTCCCGCGGAGCCCCCGCCAGGGCCTGCCACGCCCCGCTCGCCTCCTGCCACCGTCGAGGCTGCTGCACCGCCCGCTGTCTTGTCCAGTCCCAGTCCCGCAGGAGATCCTCCCGCGCCGGTGACCCCGGGCTCCGTGCACTACTCCactctgcagcagcagcagcagcgcactCGCGAGTGGGTAGCCAGACACCCCCAGGTACCCGAGACCCGGGACCACGGCCCAGTCCGAGCCTGGTCGGTGCTGCCAGACGACTTCCCTCGGCTGCCCTCGGAGCAGGGCTCCTGGGTCCAGGAATCTGAGTCAGCGCCCGCGgaacccccttctccttctcagtCTCTCGTCGTTCCCACTGTTTCGGAAGTCTGGCCCGGGGTTTCTCAGCTGGCAGTCTTTCGCAGCATTCGTTGTCAGCTGTCCCTCCAGGATTTGGAGGACTTCGTGGAACAGGAGAGCCATGGCAGTGAGGAGAGCAGCAGCGGCCCCAAAGAGTCCCCTGGAGGTTCCGAAGACGGGCTGCGTCTGGCCCTGGGAGCCCCAGGTGGGAGAAGGCTCAGGAATCCAGCTGGGGCCCCTTCTCCAAAGGAGGCCAGGCCCACTAGGAGCCCCCAGGGCCTCAGGAATGTAGGGGATGCTCACACCTCTCAGCCGGTCTCCACAGGAGCTGATGGTCCTGCAGGCGACCCCCAACCTTTATCCTGGCCAGCTCCCAAACTAAGGAGATCCCTAAGGAGGAGCTCCAGGGCGGGGAGAGCCAAATTGTCCTCCTCTGATGAAGAGTGCCTTCAGGAGGATTTGCTGAAAAGGAGCCGGCGCCCACCCCGGTCCAGGAAACCCTCCAGAGTGGGAGCCATGTCCAGCCCAAGGGTGGATGCTGCATTGACACTAGCACATGCAGACATTAAAGCTGCTGCCGCCGCCGAGCGGGATCATCCACACAGCTGGCGGGTCCCTGGAGAGGACAGGCCCGCGGCCTTGGTCCCCCACAGATCTTCGGAGCACAAGTCATCCCTTGTCCCCCTCGATGCCAGGGAGCATGAATGGATCGTGAAGCTGGCCAGTGGCTCTTGGATTCGGGTGTTGAGTTTGTTCTGGGAGGACCCCCAGCTGGCTTTGCACAAAGACTTCTTGACCGGGTACACTGCCTTGCACTGGATAGCCAAACATGGTGCCCTCAGGGCCCTTCAGGACTTGGTCTCAAGTGCACAGAAAGCAGGGGTTGCTCTTGATGTCAATGTGAAGTCCAGCTGTGGGTACACCCCGCTACACCTTGCGGCCATTCACGGCCACCAGGGGATCATCAAATTGCTTGTGCAAAGGCTGGCATCTCGTGTAAACATCCGGGACAGCAGTGGGAAGAAGCCTTGGCAGTATCTGACCAGTAATACCTCTGGGGAAATATGGCAGCTACTGGAAGCCCCACGGGGCAAGCCCATTTTCCCTGCCTATTCGTTGGTTCGTAGCTCTTCCCCCACCAGGAAGGCCAAGAGCCGGGAAGTATCTCGACATGTCACCCGAAAGACTTCCTTAGCTGCACTCCTCAAAAGTCAGCACACCAAATGGAAGCTGGCCAACCAGTATGAGAAATGCCCCAGtctgagggaaagagaagaggacagTGACTGA